The Aedes aegypti strain LVP_AGWG chromosome 3, AaegL5.0 Primary Assembly, whole genome shotgun sequence genome contains a region encoding:
- the LOC5564555 gene encoding NTF2-related export protein — protein sequence MTTAIDPELRTKIDAACRMEEGFTKLYNEKVAKKRHQMTRLYMDNGLLVWNGNGANGKDNIQKYFQELPRFEYIMNTLTIIESSQGW from the exons ATGACAACTGCGATCGACCCA GAACTGCGCACCAAAATCGATGCCGCTTGCCGGATGGAGGAGGGATTCACCAAACTGTACAACGAAAAAGTAGCCAAGAAGCGGCATCAGATGACCCGGCTCTACATGGACAACGGTTTGCTGGTGTGGAACGGAAATGGTGCCAACGGGAAGGACAACATCCAGAAGTACTTCCAGGAACTGCCCCGCTTCGAATACATTATGAACACCCTGACTATAATTGAATcatcgcagggctggtag